AAAAGATCATGGCTACAATGCAAAATTAATTGCTTCTGTAGAAGCTGTAAATGATGCACAAAAATTAATTATTTACAATAAAATTATACAAAGATTTGGAGCTGATTTAAAAGGGAAAACATTTGCCATGTGGGGCTTATCTTTTAAACCTGGTACAGATGATGTTCGTGAAGCCCCTTCTATTTTTGTCATCAAGGCATTATTGGCAAAAGGAGCAAAAATTAATGTTTACGATCCTAAAGCCATTGAAACTGCAAAACAATTTTATTTAAAAGACCTAGAAAATATTACCTATTTCGATGCTAAATATCAGGTGTTAGATGATGCAGAGGCGTTGATTTTAATGACGGAATGGAAAGAATTCCGTTCACCGGATTTTGAAGAAATTAAACTCAAATTAAAGGCTCCCATCATTTTTGATGGTAGAAACCAATACAATGTATTTCATCTGGAAGAAAAAGGATTTGAATATTATCAAATAGGAAAGTAACTGAGTTTCGTTTCTCGTTAATCATCCATCGTTATTCGAGGTACAAAATTGCAGGTTGGAAGTTGGTGGTATATAAGTCAGAAGTTGGAAGTTTGAAGTTGGAAGTCAGAAGTTGGAAGTTGGAAGAGAGTAGCTGGAAGTTGATGATTTGAAGTCAGAAGAGAGAGGCTGGAAGTTGGAAGTAGGAAGTCTGCAGCGTTCATATCGAACATTGCTTATGAAAACATGATCCACGAATAACGAAATACAAAAAACGAAACACGATACACGAATAAAGAAACATGAACAACGTAAATAAAAGCACAAAAATATACATCGCAGGTCATAGAGGTATGGTAGGTGCTGCTATTTGGAGAGCTTTAGAAAAAAGAGGATATTCCAATTTAGTTGGCAGGAGCAGTAAAGAGCTAGATTTAAAAAACCAGCAAGAGGTGCTTGATTTTTTTGATAAAGAAAAACCAGCGATTGTGATTGATGCAGCTGCAAAAGTTGGAGGTATTTTGGCAAATAATGATTTTCCTTATCAATTTTTAATGGAAAATATGCAGATTCAAAACAACTTAATCGATACTTCATTAAAAAATCATGTTGAGAAGTTTATTTTTTTAGGAAGCTCTTGTATTTATCCGAAGTTTGCTCCACAACCTTTAAAAGAAGACTATTTACTAACTGATTCTTTAGAACCTACTAATGAGTGGTATGCGATTGCAAAAATAACCGGGGTTAAAAGTTGTCAAGCCATTAGAAATCAATTTCAAAAAGAGTATGTGAGCTTGATGCCCACAAATTTATACGGTTATTTTGATAATTTCGATTTGAAAACATCCCATGTTTTACCAGCAATGTTGCGTAAATTCCATGAGGCAAAATTAAATAATCAGCCTGTAGAACTATGGGGAAGTGGGACCCCAATGAGAGAATTTTTATTTGTAGATGACATGGCAGAAGCTGTTGTGTTTGCTTTAGAAAATAATTTACCAGAATATTTATATAATATCGGAACAGGAAAAGATATTACTATTAAAGAACTAGCTGAAACGATCCAAAAAGTTGTAGGACATCAAGGAGAAATTATTTGGGATGCCACAAAACCAGATGGTACCCCAAGAAAATTAATGGATGTTTCTAAAATGAAAGATGTAGGTTGGGAATACACAACAGAATTACAAGAAGGAATTGAGAAAACATATGCTTGGTTTTTAGAAAATATAGAGGATATTAAGGAAGTGAAGATGTAGTTTCGATTTTCGTTTCTCGTTTCTCGTCCATCGTAAATCAAGAACAGACAAGAAACAACGAACCACAAACAACGGCCATCGTTTTTCGATTTCCGCTTTTTACCTAACGACTAACCAACAACGACTAAAAAATATGGAAAATAATCTGGAAGTATGGAAATTAGCACATCAATTAACCTTGAAAGTATATACAATTTCTAAAAAATTTCCCTCTTCAGAAATGTATGGCTTAACGAGTCAATTGAGAAGAAGTGTCAGTAGTGTGCCAACAAATATAATAGAAGGTCAGGGTAGACAATATAAAAAAGAATTTATTCAGTTTTTATATATTGCAAAAGGATCTTTAGAGGAAGCAAATTATCAGTTGTTTTTAGCGAAAGACTTACATTATATTTCTGTTGAAGAGTATCATGCATTAAATACCTTATGTACAAGAATTAAAATGATGTTGTATAAATTGATAAAATCATTAAAGTAGATATACCGTTAATCGCTTATCTATTTCCGTTTTTCGCCAAACGAACAACGAACAACGAACAACGAACAACGAACAAAAAATATGAAAGTAGCATTTATAACAGGAGTAACAGGCCAAGATGGCGCGTATTTAAGTGAATTTTTACTAAAAAAAGGATACGAAGTGCATGGAATGAAAAGAAGGTCGTCTTTATTTAATACAGACAGAATTGATCATTTATACCAAGATCCTCATGTAGACAATCGTAATTTCTTTTTACATTATGGGGATATGACGGATAGTACCAATATCACACGTTTGATCAAAGAAATTCAACCCGACGAAATTTATAATTTAGCAGCCATGAGTCATGTGGCAGTTTCTTTTGAAACGCCAGAATATACAGGAAATGCAGATGGTTTAGGGACGTTAAGAATTTTAGACGCTGTTCGATTGTTAGGGTTGGAAAAGAAAACGAGAATTTATCAAGCATCAACATCAGAGTTGTATGGAAAAGTACAAGAAGTTCCACAGTCTGAAACAACGCCATTTTACCCACGTTCTCCCTATGCAGTTGCTAAAATGTACGCATTTTGGATTACTGTAAATTACAGAGAAGCGTATGGAATGTATGCTTGTAATGGAATTTTGTTTAACCACGAATCTCCTTTAAGAGGAGAAACTTTTGTAACGCGTAAAATTACCAGAGCAACCGCTAGAATTGCATTAGGACTTCAGGATAAATTATATTTAGGAAACTTAGACGCAAAACGAGATTGGGGGCATGCCAAAGATTATGTAAGAATGATGTGGATGATTTTACAGGCAGAGGAAGCAGAAGACTGGGTGATTGCAACCGGCAAAACTACCTCTGTAAGAGATTTTGTAAGAATGAGTTTTGAGCAAGTTGGTATTGAGTTAATGTTTAAAGGAGAAGGAGTTGATGAGAAAGGTTTCGTTAAAAGTATTGACGAAGAAAAATACCAAGCAGCTTTGAGCGAAAATGGACAACGAAAAGTAAGCAATGAAGAACGACCTGAAATCGGACAAGAAGTGTTAGCGGTAGATCCAAAGTATTTTAGACCTACAGAAGTTGATTTATTAATTGGAGATCCCTCAAAAGCAAAACAAAAATTAGGTTGGGAGTGTCAATATGATTTGCAAGATTTGGTCAAAGATATGATGCAATCTGATTTAAAATTGATGAAAAAAGATCAGTTTTTGAAAGACAACGGCTTTACAACATTAAATTATTTTGAGTAGACTAATAATTTTTGAATATAAAAGTGTGCGATGATACCACTATTTTGTCACCCTGAATTTATTTCAGGGTCTTGGAATAGGATGTGTATTTAATGTAGTCTAAGATTCTGAAATGAATTCAGCATGACAGATTTTAAGTTTTAAGACATTTAGAGAATAGATAAGAATTATTTAGTGATTATGACGTACCAAGAAACCCTAAACTGGATGTTTAGCCAATTACCTATGTATCAAAACATAGGGAAGACAGCGTTTAAAAAGGATTTAACAAACATCCTAGCTTTTGCGAAGGAGTTAGGAAATCCAGAGCAAAAATTCAAGTCAATTCATGTTGGGGGCACAAACGGAAAAGGTTCCACAAGTCACATGTTGGCTTCTGTTTTGCAAGAAGCAGGTTATACAGTAGGGTTGTATACCTCACCTCATTTAAAAAGTTTTACGGAACGAATCCGTTTAAATGGAGCTGAAATTCCGAAAACAAAAGTGGTTTCATTTATAGCCAAACATAAATTGTTTTTAGAAAAACAACAGCTCTCTTTTTTTGAGATGACTGTGGGCTTGGCCTTCGATTATTTTGCGGATGAAAAAGTAGATATCGCCATTATAGAAGTCGGTTTAGGAGGACGATTGGATTCCACAAACATCATTACTCCAGCAGTATCCGTCATTACCAACATAGGGTTAGATCACACACAGTTTTTAGGGGAAACCTTACCAGAAATCGCTTTTGAAAAAGCCGGCATCATCAAAAAGAACGTTCCCGTAATTATAGGAGAAAAGCAAGAAGAGGTTGTTGCTGTTTTTCAAAAGAAAGCACAGGAATGTGATGTAGAGCTCTTTTTTGGGTCGGATGATGAGCAATGCTATCAAACCGATTTGTTGGGGGATTACCAAACATCAAACACAAAAACAGCCGTTGCTGCTATACAGCAGTTAAAAGGATTCCAAATTTCAAAAGAACATATAGTAAGGGGGTTACAAAATGTTGTAAAGCATACTAACTTACAAGGAAGGTGGCAGATTTTGCAGGAAAAGCCTAAAGTAATTGCAGATACCGCTCATAATAAAGAAGGGTTGGAAATTGTTTTGCAACAGCTTCAAAAAGAACCTTACCAACAACTCCATATTGTTTTAGGGGTGGTGTCTGATAAAAAGTTGGATGAGGTGTTCCCACTATTTCCTAAAGACGCTACCTATTATTTTTGCAAACCCAATATCCCAAGAGGGCTGTCAGAAAAAATAGTAAAAAAAGCAGCAAACCAGTTTAATTTGATAGGAACTTCTTTTGATTCTGTAAATCAAGCTTTTGAAACAGCGAAGCTAAGTGCTGGTAAAGAAGATGTTGTGTATGTAGGAGGCAGTACGTTTGTGGTTGCAGAAATTTTGTAAAATTAAATTAGAATAGTGTTGTTTTATTCTAAAACAATAGTATATTTGCACCCGCAATTGAGGGCAATTAGCTCAGTTGGTTCAGAGCACCTCGTTTACACCGAGGGGGTCGGGGGTTCGAATCCCTCATTGCCCACCACATTCCTGCCGAAACGGAATTCAAATAAAATCGGGCAATTAGCTCAGTTGGTTTCCGAAGCGAGTTCGGAACACGTCAGAGCATTCCGAAGCAAGTTCGGAAGAGTTTGTTTGAAATAAAGAAGTATTCCTTCACTTAGGAATTAAAATATAAAGGGCAATTAGCTCAGTTGGTTCAGAGCATCTCGTTTACACCGAGAGGGTCGGGGGTTCGAATCCCTCATTGCCCACATTAAAACTCTTCCGAATTTCGGAAGAGTTTTTTATTACAAGCAATTTCATGTTTATAGTCTACATTTTATTTAGCGAAAAATTAAATAAATATTATATCGGTTTTACTAGCGATTTAAATGCTAGAATAATCCGTCATAATCAGGGAGGAAATTCATTCACTGGGAAAACAAATGATTGGAAAATTGTGTATACAGAAGAATTCGAAGAAAAAACCGAAGCTATTAACAGAGAAAAACAAATAAAAGGATGGAAGAGTAGGAAGATGGTAGAAAAATTGATTTCCTTAAAAAATTAGTTGGTTCCCGAAGCAAGTTCGGGACAGGTTCCCGAAGCAAGTTCGGGACAGGTTCCCGAAGCAAGTTCGGAACAGGTTCCTGAAACCCGTTTGGGGTAAATCAGAGCATTCCGAATTTACTTCGGAAGGGTCGGGGGTCCCCGAGGCAAGCTCGGGACACGTCGAATCCCTCATTGCCCACATCAATCACAATCCTGATGAATTTTTCATCAGGATTTTTTGTTGTCAAAAAATCAGAAGCTTGCTTCATGATTTTTTGAAAACAAAAAAGACTACAGGAGCGGAGCTCATGAGGATTGTATTTGCAGTAGCGGTTTCAATAAGGGATCTGCAATCCCTCATTGCCTACTTAAAAGGCAATCTAAAAAGTATTGAGCCTTGTCATGCTGAACTTGTTTCAGCATCTTAACATATTATGAATCAAACACTATAAGAACCTGAAATAAATTCAGGTTGACAATAAATTTATTTTTTTAGAAAGCCTTTTTTTTTAAAAAGCTTACTTCATGATTTTTTGAAAACAAAAAAGACTACAGGAGCGGAGCTCATGAGGATTGTATTTGCAGTAGCGGTTTCAATAAGGGATATCCAATCCCTCATTGCCACTTCATAAATTGTCTAAATGGTATTAAATTTTGTCATGCAGAACTTGTTTCAGTATCTTAACTTATTATGAATCAAAAACTATGAGAACCTGAAATAAATTCAGGTTGACAATGGGTTTACTTTTTAGAAGTCTTTTTTTTATGTAAAGCAATATGTTATGAGAACATAATTAGGTGTTCTTAACTAAAAGATTGCTTCAGTCGTTCCTCCTTCGCAATGACGTTAGGTATTATAAACTATAAGATTGCTTCACTCGTACCCTCTTCGCAATGACGTTTGATATTCTAAACTAAAAGATTGCTTCAGTCGTGCCTCCATCGCAATGACGTTTGGTCTTCTAAATTAAAAGATTGCTTCAGTCGTGCCTCCATCGCAATGACGTTTGGTCTTCTAAATTAAAAGATTGCTTCAATCGTACCTCTTTCGCAATGACGTCCAATTCCATGTTAATCGTCTTTGCGAGGCACGAAGCAATCTCATCGTTAAGGTTTCTAAATTTATAAAGTTTTTCGCTACTGCTGGATAGTATTAAAAGCCTTATTTATGAGTCTTTGTCAATTCAATTGATTTGTTACTATAAGTAAAGCTTTTATCAAGCAAAAGAATTTTAACATCTAAACGAGTTCTCGATACAATTTTTTATCAAAAATCACTCGAACTGACATGTTGAAAGTTTATTTAAAGATAGAGTCTAGATTAAGTTATTGTATTTTAAACTATAAGATTGCTTCACTCGTACCTTCTTCGCAATGACGTTAGGTATTATAAACTATAAGATTGCTTCACTCGTACCTTCTTCGCAATGACGTTTGATATTCTAAACTAAAAGATTGCTTCAGTCGTGCCTCCATCGCAATGACGTTTGGTCTTCTAAATTAAAAGATTGCTTCAATCGTACCTCTTTCGCAATGACGTCCAATTCCATGTTAATCGTCTTTGCGAGGCACGAAGCAATCTCATCGTTAAGGTTTCTAAATTTATAAAGTTTTTCGCTACTGCTGGATAGTATTAAAAGCCTTATTTATGAGTCTTTGTCAATTCAATTGATTTGTTACTATAAGTAAAGCTTTTATCAAGCAAAAGAATTTTAACATCTAAACGAGTTCTCGATACAATTTTTTATCAAAAATCACTCGAACTGACATGTTGAAAGTTTATTTGAATTCTAAACTAAAAGATTATTTCAGTCGTACCTCCTTTGCAATGACGTATCAACACCTTTAGTGTATTTTAGAATTTAAGAAAAATAAAAGTAAGTCTTTATTTTTTATGAAGCTTGTGCTGAACATGTTTCAGTGTCTTAACATATTGGTAATCAAATAATATAAGAACCTGAAATAAATTCAGGTTGACAATGGTTTTACTTTTTAGAAGTCTTTTTTTTTATGTAAAGCAATATAGATAGTATGAGAACATAATTAGGTGTTCTAAACTATAAGATTGCTTCAGTCGTACCTTCTACGCAATGACGTTTGGTATTCTAAACTCAAAGATTGTTTCAGTCGTTCCTATTGAATCAAGTTCAGCATACATCCTTCGTAATGACGTGTAGTATTCTAAACTATAAGATTGCTTCAATCGTTCCTCTTTCGCAATGACGTTTGGTATTTTTAACTAAAAGATTGCTTCAGTCGTACCTCTTGCGTAATGACGTTGGGTATTCTAAACTAAAAGATTGCTTCAATCGTTCCTCTTTCGCAATGACGTTTGGTATTTTCAACTAAAAGATTGCTTCAGTCGTACCTTCTTCGTAATGACGTTTGGTCTTCTACACTAAAGGATTGCTTCAATCGTTACTCCTTCGTAATGACGTTTGGTCTTCTACACTAAAAGATTGCTTCAGATGTACCTCTATCGCAATGAGGGTTTAATTAGTGAAGTAGAATGACGATGGTGGTCATAAAAAAAGGCTGTCTAAAAAAATTATTTTTCAAACAGCCTCTTGTGTTGAAGTGGTTTGTTAAACCATACTTACTAATTTTAAGGCATTGAAAGCACCGTTGTTTAATTGGTACAAATCGCCATTTAGTTCTTGTAGAAACTCTATTTTTAATAAAAATAGTTCTACGCCAGTTCCTGAAGCTGGGGTTGTAAAAGAGAAGGTAATGTTGCTACTTGTGCTATCGATGGCCAAGGTTTCTACATTGCTTGCTACTAACTCGCTATCGAAAGAGGTAAAGTCGTAGTTTGCATGATAGGCACTCATTTTTACATGTGTTGCGCCTTTCGGGTTTGCTAGCATGATGTTTGGGGTAAAATCGCCAAGACTTATTTCTTTGCTTGTTGTGTTTATCACATAATTTTGCAAGAGTACCGTATCTAAAGGTGCATTCTTGTTAAAATCAAATCCTACTAATTGCACTTTGGCTTCTGCTTCTTGAATACCGATGCTTACTTTTCGTTCGCCTCGACCAGAAGTGGTGTCATAGTTTTTGACTTTAAACAAATTACTAGACAAGCGTGTGGTCTTTGTGCGGTCTTTTACATTTGTTAAAGCGCCTACCAAGGCTCTTCGAAACTGTTTGCCGCTTTTTGCTACCTCTGCAAATTCTGAGTTGTTTTCTCGGGTTCTTGCAAAGGAAGGGTCGTTTAAAATACGTTCCTTTTTTACACCGCCTTTGGTTCTTACATAATACTGCCCATCGGCTTTTTTGTAGAAGGTCATCCCATCCAAGGTGCCTTCGATTTTTAATAATGACTTTAATTTTGCCATGATTCTAAATTTTAAATTATAATTATTATATACACATTAGGGCTAGTGAAAAACACTTTGTCTGCAGCTAGGGTGTTGACACTGAATCCGAATGATGTTGTAAAGTTAGCGGTTTTTTAGACTGGGTTTTGGGGTTTGTTGGAGTCCTTTGGAAAGCTTTGGTATCTTTTACGCTATTTTCCTTTTTGTCAGTGTTTTTCCATATTTTCCGCTCACTTTAAACAAAAGCTGTATAGGCTTTATATAGGCTTTGTACTGGCTTTGTATTCAGGATGCATAGGTTTAACTAAAATGTTAACGTACGTATAGATCTTTTGCATAAAGCACAGGTTTTCTTTACATTGTTACTATCCTGTTGAGAAGTTTGTATCTTTTGTGTTAAAATTGATTAGAATTCTTATTATTTTGCCATAAAAAAAATGAAAAACGAAAATATTGAATATGAGAGCAATCGATTTGACACTATCAACCCTTTTTTAATTTCGGGGATTTATAGAATTGAAGACCTTGATCTAACATTAACGGATGCCCAAATTATGGCTGTTTTTGTGCGGAATTTTAGTTGCTATTTGTATTATCACTATGATATCGGGCACGCTCCTTATGATGGTGATGGTTCTCCTAGTATATTGTTGCACAAAATTAAATTTGGCAAAAATTACAATAAATTTTTTTCTTACAATAAACTTGAGGAGTTTGCAGAGGCGGAGTTGTTTCAGTTTACAATTGAAAAGTTACCCGAAGCGATGCTTTATGTACATTTTATTAAAACGCATAAGGCATGTTTTAAAACCATAGATCGGTTGTTTGCCTCTAATCTGCATTTTGAGAATATCATGGATTCCTCTTATAGGGGTTATATTCAAACTTTGAATTTGTCTGTACATAATTTGGAAATAATTGAAATTGACGAAGCATTTAATTTATTAGCGAGCATTATTCTTAAAGAAGTATATTCTAGTTTGCTTTTTGAATCAGACTTTAATCTTTGTAACTTCCAGGCAACGAAGGAGGCGTTGGATACTGTTATTTTTCATTTGAATAATCGTTTGTTGTTTGAAGATCAGAAAAGACAACTTCAAGTTAGTGCGCTTTTGTGGTTTGCGCAATTTATAGATACGCTTTGTTTTGAATTGAAAATTGAAGAACCTCCTGCTTTTGTCCATCAAATTAAAAATTATTTTTCTTCTAAGTTGCCTTTGGCTGGTTTGCAAGATACCCCTGATTATCCGCAGGTTATTTTTGCCAGTTACCAAGGTTATCATTTGTTTGATACGCTCGCAAAGGGTTTGAGTACGAAAGTAGTGATTAGTTTTTTGTATCGTTTTCTGTATGAGAAAGGCCATATTTTGGTGAAAGATACTCCTTTTAGAGCTTGGTATAATGCGCAGGATTACGCTATTCAATTAACTACAGCTACTGAAACGCTGAAAAATAGTAAGAGTGTAGATCGAGAGCAGTTTGTTGTTATTGTGGCGGATTTGTTGGGAGTGGAGATGTGAAGATTAAAGTGGGAAGTGGGAAGTCGTTGGTGGTTAGTTGGTGGTGTTTAGTGGTTAGAGTTTAGAGGTTAGTGTTTAGTGGGCAGTGTTCATTCTGTATGTCCCTGATATAGGTTGACCACTTTAACCAAAGTGCAAACTAATGAAAGCAAATTTAAAACAATTAAAGAAAAGTAGAATTTATTCAGAAGAATTTAAGCGAGAAATTGTAAAAGATTTTGAATCTGGAAGGTTTAGTGTTTTACAATTGAAAAAATTACATAGTATTTCTGATGTAACTATTTACAAATGGATTCATAAATTCTCTACCTTTAACGAAAAAGGATCAAGAGTGGTTGAGAAGAAAGATAGTAGTTCTGAAAAATTGAAAAAACTAGAAGCTCGTGTTAAAGAACTTGAAGGAATTGTGGGGCGTAAACAAATTGCTATAGATTATTTAGAGAAGACTATAGAAATTGCAAGTGATGAATTAAATGTGGATATTAAAAAAAATTCCAATACTCTACAATCTGCTGGTTTCGCAAAAACAAATCAAAAATAAATTATAGCATGAATCAACTTTATAAAGTTATTGATATTAGCAAACAAGCTGTTTATCAATATGAAAAAAGACAAGCTATATTTGATCATCAATTATCTCAATTGATTTTAGAAGCTGATGATTTGCGTTTAGATCATCCTGGTTGTGGAGTAGAAAAAATGTACACTATATTAAATCCTGAATTTATAGGACGTGATCGATTTGTAAATACTATGATGAGTTTAGGTTACAGAATTAAAAAGGTTAAGAATTATAAAAGAACCACTATTGCTGGTAAAAAGTTTTATCCAAATTTAATAAAAGGATTAAAAATTGACAAACCTAGTAATGTATGGCAATCAGATATTACTTACTTACCTTTAAATGGTAAACATTATTATGCAGTATTTATAATAGATGTTTACACAAAAAAAATTGTAGGTTATAAAGTGTCAGATAATATGAGAGCAGAAGCTAATTTAACTGCTTTAAAAATGGCTTTGAAAGATAATCAGGCTCCTATAATCCATCATTCAGATAGAGGAAGTCAATATACTTATGGCAAATATTTAGACCTTTTAAAATTGAATCAAACCAAGATAAGTATGTGTTATAGTGGCTTAGATAATGCGTATGCAGAAAGAATCAATAGAACTATAAAAGAAGAATATTTAAGCTACTGGAACCCTAAAACATTTAATCAATTAAAAAATAATGTAAAAAAGGCAGTGGAAAATTACAATAACACTAGAACTCATAAACATTTACCTAATATGAATCCTGTAGAATTTGAAAAATATTGGGCAACTTTATCAAATAATAATAAACCAAATATTACTATTTTTAACAACGAAATAAATAACTAAAAACGGTCAACTCTAATCAGGGATGTTCATTCAGTGGGCAGTAAGCAGTGGCAGT
The DNA window shown above is from Polaribacter sp. Hel_I_88 and carries:
- a CDS encoding four helix bundle protein, with the protein product MENNLEVWKLAHQLTLKVYTISKKFPSSEMYGLTSQLRRSVSSVPTNIIEGQGRQYKKEFIQFLYIAKGSLEEANYQLFLAKDLHYISVEEYHALNTLCTRIKMMLYKLIKSLK
- a CDS encoding folylpolyglutamate synthase/dihydrofolate synthase family protein; the protein is MTYQETLNWMFSQLPMYQNIGKTAFKKDLTNILAFAKELGNPEQKFKSIHVGGTNGKGSTSHMLASVLQEAGYTVGLYTSPHLKSFTERIRLNGAEIPKTKVVSFIAKHKLFLEKQQLSFFEMTVGLAFDYFADEKVDIAIIEVGLGGRLDSTNIITPAVSVITNIGLDHTQFLGETLPEIAFEKAGIIKKNVPVIIGEKQEEVVAVFQKKAQECDVELFFGSDDEQCYQTDLLGDYQTSNTKTAVAAIQQLKGFQISKEHIVRGLQNVVKHTNLQGRWQILQEKPKVIADTAHNKEGLEIVLQQLQKEPYQQLHIVLGVVSDKKLDEVFPLFPKDATYYFCKPNIPRGLSEKIVKKAANQFNLIGTSFDSVNQAFETAKLSAGKEDVVYVGGSTFVVAEIL
- a CDS encoding GIY-YIG nuclease family protein; the encoded protein is MFIVYILFSEKLNKYYIGFTSDLNARIIRHNQGGNSFTGKTNDWKIVYTEEFEEKTEAINREKQIKGWKSRKMVEKLISLKN
- a CDS encoding GDP-L-fucose synthase, with the translated sequence MNNVNKSTKIYIAGHRGMVGAAIWRALEKRGYSNLVGRSSKELDLKNQQEVLDFFDKEKPAIVIDAAAKVGGILANNDFPYQFLMENMQIQNNLIDTSLKNHVEKFIFLGSSCIYPKFAPQPLKEDYLLTDSLEPTNEWYAIAKITGVKSCQAIRNQFQKEYVSLMPTNLYGYFDNFDLKTSHVLPAMLRKFHEAKLNNQPVELWGSGTPMREFLFVDDMAEAVVFALENNLPEYLYNIGTGKDITIKELAETIQKVVGHQGEIIWDATKPDGTPRKLMDVSKMKDVGWEYTTELQEGIEKTYAWFLENIEDIKEVKM
- a CDS encoding transposase — protein: MKANLKQLKKSRIYSEEFKREIVKDFESGRFSVLQLKKLHSISDVTIYKWIHKFSTFNEKGSRVVEKKDSSSEKLKKLEARVKELEGIVGRKQIAIDYLEKTIEIASDELNVDIKKNSNTLQSAGFAKTNQK
- the gmd gene encoding GDP-mannose 4,6-dehydratase → MKVAFITGVTGQDGAYLSEFLLKKGYEVHGMKRRSSLFNTDRIDHLYQDPHVDNRNFFLHYGDMTDSTNITRLIKEIQPDEIYNLAAMSHVAVSFETPEYTGNADGLGTLRILDAVRLLGLEKKTRIYQASTSELYGKVQEVPQSETTPFYPRSPYAVAKMYAFWITVNYREAYGMYACNGILFNHESPLRGETFVTRKITRATARIALGLQDKLYLGNLDAKRDWGHAKDYVRMMWMILQAEEAEDWVIATGKTTSVRDFVRMSFEQVGIELMFKGEGVDEKGFVKSIDEEKYQAALSENGQRKVSNEERPEIGQEVLAVDPKYFRPTEVDLLIGDPSKAKQKLGWECQYDLQDLVKDMMQSDLKLMKKDQFLKDNGFTTLNYFE
- a CDS encoding IS3 family transposase, with translation MNQLYKVIDISKQAVYQYEKRQAIFDHQLSQLILEADDLRLDHPGCGVEKMYTILNPEFIGRDRFVNTMMSLGYRIKKVKNYKRTTIAGKKFYPNLIKGLKIDKPSNVWQSDITYLPLNGKHYYAVFIIDVYTKKIVGYKVSDNMRAEANLTALKMALKDNQAPIIHHSDRGSQYTYGKYLDLLKLNQTKISMCYSGLDNAYAERINRTIKEEYLSYWNPKTFNQLKNNVKKAVENYNNTRTHKHLPNMNPVEFEKYWATLSNNNKPNITIFNNEINN